A section of the Corynebacterium tuberculostearicum genome encodes:
- a CDS encoding ATP-binding cassette domain-containing protein has product MNYEISFERVSKSFGSHTVLRDVDFRITPGRVHALLGRNGAGKSTLFSIFLGLLAADSGTVRVAGAPWSRGVLDHVGASVNGPAFYGHLSAAANLRVHTRLLGLPESEIERVLAIVGLNGAGKKKAKSFSTGMKARLALAQALLGDPEILVLDEPQNGLDPQGIVELRELLQNLAGAGHTVIVSSHQLGEIVHLAQDITILAEGTIRYSGSLKNLAPSGQLEAESFRLTSPDGEAHV; this is encoded by the coding sequence ATGAATTATGAAATCTCCTTTGAGCGCGTCTCGAAGTCTTTTGGCTCCCACACAGTTTTGCGGGACGTAGATTTTCGCATCACCCCTGGTCGCGTCCATGCTCTTTTAGGGCGTAACGGTGCCGGTAAATCTACGCTCTTTTCCATCTTTTTAGGCCTGCTTGCCGCCGATTCCGGCACTGTTCGCGTGGCCGGTGCGCCCTGGTCACGCGGGGTTCTCGACCACGTGGGGGCTTCCGTTAACGGTCCAGCTTTTTATGGGCACCTTTCTGCAGCAGCCAATCTTCGCGTCCATACGCGGTTGCTTGGTCTACCAGAATCCGAGATAGAGCGAGTGCTTGCCATCGTCGGTCTCAACGGAGCCGGAAAGAAAAAGGCTAAGTCATTTTCTACTGGCATGAAGGCACGGCTCGCCCTAGCCCAAGCACTGCTGGGTGATCCCGAAATCCTCGTTCTCGATGAACCCCAAAATGGCCTTGATCCGCAGGGCATCGTAGAGCTTCGTGAACTTCTGCAGAACCTGGCTGGCGCCGGTCATACCGTAATCGTCAGCTCCCACCAGCTCGGTGAGATTGTCCACTTAGCCCAGGACATCACCATCCTTGCCGAGGGCACCATCCGCTATTCTGGTTCGCTTAAGAATTTGGCTCCCAGCGGTCAGCTGGAAGCCGAATCTTTCCGCCTGACCTCCCCGGATGGTGAGGCTCATGTTTAA
- a CDS encoding response regulator transcription factor — MPKIRVLLADDQAMLVAALSTILNAQDDIEVVATANTGSEAVTAALSHRTDVAVLDIRMPGMDGIAAAQAILSHVPECRIIMLTTFNEEELVAQSIAAGAHGFLLKDADPEVLVGAVRDVAKGESVLASQVTGPVLEAYRTALTRGQLSAQERQGLSLVTRREMEVLSLIARGATNSEIAAEMVIAETTVKTHVSSLMSKLAARDRVALVLFAQRAEIA; from the coding sequence GTGCCTAAGATTCGTGTCCTACTCGCCGATGACCAAGCGATGCTTGTTGCCGCATTGTCTACCATCCTTAACGCTCAAGATGATATTGAGGTCGTGGCCACCGCCAATACCGGTTCAGAAGCCGTAACCGCAGCGTTGAGCCACCGCACTGACGTAGCCGTCCTGGATATCCGAATGCCCGGCATGGACGGCATCGCTGCGGCCCAAGCAATCCTTTCCCACGTCCCCGAATGCCGAATTATCATGCTCACCACGTTTAATGAAGAAGAATTGGTGGCTCAATCTATCGCCGCCGGCGCGCATGGGTTCCTCCTCAAAGATGCGGATCCGGAGGTGTTAGTAGGGGCAGTCCGGGACGTCGCCAAGGGCGAATCGGTGCTGGCCTCTCAGGTGACCGGACCGGTTCTGGAGGCCTATCGCACCGCCCTTACCCGCGGCCAGTTGAGCGCGCAAGAGCGCCAAGGGCTTAGCCTGGTAACCCGGCGCGAGATGGAAGTTCTTTCGCTCATCGCACGCGGTGCTACAAATTCCGAGATCGCCGCCGAGATGGTCATCGCTGAAACGACGGTAAAGACGCACGTCTCTTCGCTCATGTCTAAGCTTGCGGCGCGCGACCGCGTGGCGCTGGTGCTGTTCGCCCAGCGCGCTGAAATTGCCTAG
- a CDS encoding sensor histidine kinase codes for MSTDTAARARLGDKVLTAVAVLIALFYVISAAKNPSIIEIIQAGLSLLFLPFMWIWRSRPVLSATGFIVLLAAWAVAWMSQLPTNLGLTPWALTAPMAVYVTSRYVTRRAIPRTVLALTILGSFISPFMWRIDPESFLLHYQLDRRYLAMVVVHWAVLGSTYFIAARYFDLERQRERLAQERFHQAQEEERLLIARELHDVLAHSLTLIKVQANAGIIAGRVNSEAAQDALATIRDGADSALEEVRGIVTALRSTGPSALKPTEQLEHIEGIIDGFRAAGLEIAADLPENYEAPALTQLALVRIISEGLTNALRHQGPGTQVEVELALADAAQITLTSTNPSPTPSKVTGSGVGLIGVEERAHALGGRLECSGDATKFILRAELPMQKENRA; via the coding sequence ATGAGCACTGACACCGCCGCGCGAGCGCGCTTAGGGGATAAAGTCCTCACCGCGGTGGCGGTGCTCATTGCGCTGTTTTATGTGATTTCTGCCGCGAAGAATCCCAGCATAATTGAGATTATTCAGGCAGGTCTATCGTTGCTATTCCTGCCATTTATGTGGATCTGGCGGAGCCGTCCCGTGCTCAGCGCCACGGGCTTTATTGTGCTGCTCGCGGCATGGGCCGTGGCTTGGATGAGCCAGCTGCCCACCAATCTAGGGCTTACCCCTTGGGCCCTGACTGCCCCCATGGCGGTGTATGTGACCTCCCGCTATGTCACGCGCCGTGCCATTCCCCGCACGGTGCTGGCGCTGACGATTCTTGGCTCTTTCATCTCGCCCTTCATGTGGCGCATTGATCCGGAGTCATTCCTGCTGCACTACCAGCTAGACCGCCGTTACTTGGCCATGGTGGTGGTGCACTGGGCGGTTTTGGGCAGCACCTACTTCATCGCCGCGCGCTACTTTGACTTAGAACGTCAGCGCGAGCGGCTAGCCCAGGAGCGTTTCCACCAAGCCCAAGAAGAAGAGCGCCTGCTCATTGCTAGGGAATTGCACGATGTACTCGCGCATTCCCTAACTTTGATCAAGGTTCAGGCGAATGCCGGGATCATTGCCGGGCGTGTAAATAGTGAGGCTGCCCAGGATGCTCTGGCCACTATCCGTGATGGCGCGGATTCTGCATTGGAAGAGGTTCGCGGCATCGTCACGGCACTGCGGAGCACCGGTCCTTCCGCTCTCAAGCCGACAGAGCAGCTTGAGCACATCGAGGGCATTATCGATGGGTTCCGCGCGGCGGGCTTAGAAATTGCAGCGGACTTACCAGAGAACTATGAGGCGCCTGCACTTACGCAATTGGCCTTGGTACGCATCATTTCTGAAGGCCTGACCAATGCGCTGCGCCACCAGGGCCCTGGCACGCAGGTAGAAGTAGAGCTCGCGCTTGCCGACGCCGCTCAGATCACCCTTACCTCTACCAATCCCTCCCCGACTCCCAGCAAAGTTACTGGCAGCGGAGTCGGCCTCATTGGCGTCGAAGAGCGCGCCCACGCGCTGGGTGGAAGACTAGAGTGCTCGGGTGATGCAACAAAGTTCATACTGCGTGCCGAACTACCGATGCAGAAGGAAAACCGTGCCTAA
- the ppk2 gene encoding polyphosphate kinase 2: MSTKSSKAPKKLNKKAYEKELERLQAELVDMQQWVVETGARVVIIMEGRDAAGKGSAIKRITQYLNPRTCRIEALPAPNSREQGQWYFQRYVEKLPTKGEIVIFDRSWYNRAGVERVMGFCTDQEYVRFLHQAPTFEQMLVEDGIMLRKYWFSVSDEEQIKRFESRRNDPLRRWKLSPMDLQSITRWEDYSRAKDAMFIHTDTPTAPWYTVESEDKKRSRINVISHLLSTIPYEKIEREMPEIPPRPDSDGETYERPAREEFRYVPDVAAKLERKSEQKTAKKTSKKGKKKDKKK; the protein is encoded by the coding sequence ATGAGCACAAAAAGCAGTAAAGCCCCTAAGAAACTCAACAAGAAGGCCTACGAGAAGGAGCTCGAGCGCCTCCAAGCAGAGCTCGTGGACATGCAGCAGTGGGTCGTTGAAACCGGCGCCCGCGTAGTCATCATCATGGAGGGCCGCGACGCCGCCGGCAAGGGCTCCGCGATTAAGCGCATCACCCAGTACCTCAATCCGCGAACCTGCCGCATAGAGGCACTGCCCGCACCGAACTCTCGCGAACAGGGTCAGTGGTACTTCCAGCGCTACGTGGAAAAGCTGCCCACCAAGGGCGAAATCGTCATCTTTGACCGCTCCTGGTACAACCGCGCCGGTGTCGAGCGCGTCATGGGCTTTTGCACCGACCAAGAATACGTCCGTTTCCTCCACCAAGCACCCACCTTTGAGCAGATGTTGGTAGAAGACGGCATCATGCTGCGCAAGTACTGGTTCTCTGTTTCTGATGAAGAGCAGATTAAGCGCTTTGAATCCCGCCGCAACGATCCTTTGCGCCGTTGGAAGCTCTCCCCTATGGATCTGCAGTCCATTACCCGCTGGGAGGACTACTCCCGTGCCAAGGATGCGATGTTCATCCACACCGATACCCCAACCGCGCCGTGGTACACCGTGGAATCAGAAGATAAGAAGCGCTCGCGCATTAACGTCATTTCGCACCTTCTGAGCACCATCCCGTACGAGAAGATCGAGCGCGAGATGCCGGAGATCCCGCCTCGCCCAGATTCCGATGGCGAAACCTATGAACGCCCTGCGCGCGAAGAGTTCCGCTACGTGCCGGACGTCGCTGCCAAGCTAGAGCGCAAGTCCGAGCAGAAGACAGCGAAGAAGACCTCCAAGAAGGGCAAGAAGAAGGATAAGAAGAAGTAG
- a CDS encoding fumarylacetoacetate hydrolase family protein, producing MKLATLRTAFGTSAIRIDGDNVGVELDYEDVGQLLRSEDWRKAAQLSGEPVVFDHADLEAVVPIPGKVICVGLNYAKHIREMGREFPEHPTLFIKFADALTGPYDDVFIPEYGTQKLDYEGELAVIIGERAHRVSRDEALNYVAGYAIMNDYTLRDFQRQTSQFHAGKSFYRTAGFGPWLTTADEWSPGSGAVLTTTVDGEERQRDNTDDLIFSVAELIEFCSQLYPLNPGDVIVTGTPEGVGFARTPQQFIEDGQNVTIAVEGLGHISNTTRYGEPGCGPGCTCS from the coding sequence ATGAAATTGGCTACCTTACGCACCGCATTTGGCACTTCCGCTATCCGCATCGACGGCGACAACGTGGGCGTTGAGTTGGATTATGAGGACGTGGGCCAGCTGCTGCGCAGCGAGGATTGGCGCAAGGCCGCACAGCTTTCCGGCGAGCCGGTGGTCTTCGACCACGCTGATTTGGAAGCCGTCGTACCAATTCCCGGCAAGGTCATCTGCGTGGGGCTCAATTACGCCAAGCACATTCGCGAGATGGGACGCGAATTCCCCGAACATCCCACCTTGTTCATCAAGTTCGCCGATGCTCTCACCGGCCCCTATGATGATGTCTTCATTCCCGAATATGGCACACAGAAGCTGGATTATGAAGGTGAGTTGGCGGTCATCATCGGCGAGCGCGCCCACCGCGTCAGCCGCGACGAGGCGCTAAATTATGTGGCGGGCTACGCCATCATGAATGACTACACGCTGCGTGACTTCCAACGCCAGACTAGCCAGTTCCATGCCGGTAAATCCTTTTATCGCACCGCCGGCTTCGGCCCTTGGCTTACCACCGCGGATGAGTGGTCACCGGGGTCCGGAGCTGTGCTCACCACTACCGTAGACGGTGAAGAGAGGCAGCGCGATAATACCGATGACCTCATCTTTTCCGTAGCTGAGCTCATTGAGTTCTGCTCGCAGCTCTATCCACTCAATCCGGGCGACGTCATCGTTACCGGCACGCCAGAAGGCGTGGGTTTTGCCCGCACCCCGCAGCAATTTATCGAGGATGGCCAAAACGTCACCATCGCCGTCGAAGGCTTGGGGCATATTTCTAATACCACCCGCTATGGAGAGCCCGGCTGCGGCCCCGGCTGTACTTGTTCCTAA
- the pth gene encoding aminoacyl-tRNA hydrolase, protein MTPLLVVGLGNPGPKYAGTRHNIGFDVADELAGELMSSFSVHKKTNTEIAEGIAGGRKIICAKPRSFMNLSGGPIKALAQYFHLSAADIIVVHDELELDFGTIKLRQGGGDHGHNGLRSTTKSLGTKDYQRLSVGIGRPPGRMDPASFVLKPWAKQEKAEIPILCADAVEEILRVG, encoded by the coding sequence GTGACTCCACTTCTCGTAGTAGGCCTTGGCAACCCCGGCCCCAAGTACGCAGGCACCCGGCACAATATCGGCTTCGATGTGGCAGATGAACTCGCAGGAGAGCTCATGAGCAGCTTTTCGGTACACAAAAAGACCAACACCGAAATCGCCGAGGGCATAGCTGGCGGCCGCAAGATTATCTGCGCAAAGCCACGGTCCTTTATGAACCTTTCCGGCGGGCCGATCAAAGCTTTGGCCCAATACTTTCATCTCTCCGCCGCCGACATCATCGTTGTTCACGATGAACTAGAACTCGATTTCGGCACCATTAAGCTCCGCCAAGGTGGCGGCGACCATGGCCACAATGGGTTGCGTTCAACCACAAAGTCCCTGGGCACCAAAGACTATCAGCGCCTTTCGGTAGGAATCGGGCGCCCACCGGGGCGCATGGACCCGGCGTCGTTTGTGCTCAAGCCTTGGGCAAAGCAAGAAAAGGCAGAAATCCCCATCCTTTGCGCCGACGCAGTCGAGGAAATCTTGCGCGTAGGATAG
- a CDS encoding 50S ribosomal protein L25/general stress protein Ctc has translation MAQRPVIKAEARTEFGKGVARRLRREWKVPGVIYGSHQEPVHFAVPLLDIQSLVRNNGVNAVLELEIDGEQYLTMVKHVDQNVLTFDIDHVDLLAIKRGEKVEVEVPLTLTGEPAPGTMHIQDADVLLVEADVLNIPEEIEVSIEGLEDGAVVTAADLTMPEDTTLVAEEDTVIVSISLPEVDEELEEAAEAAEEGGADAGAESVDEGEESSDSEE, from the coding sequence ATGGCACAGCGCCCAGTAATCAAGGCTGAAGCACGTACCGAATTTGGCAAGGGTGTCGCACGCCGCCTGCGCCGCGAGTGGAAGGTCCCAGGCGTCATCTACGGTTCCCACCAGGAGCCAGTCCACTTCGCAGTTCCGCTGCTGGACATCCAGTCCCTCGTCCGCAACAACGGCGTCAACGCCGTTCTGGAGCTGGAGATTGACGGCGAGCAGTACCTGACCATGGTTAAGCACGTTGACCAGAACGTTCTGACCTTCGACATCGACCACGTTGACCTGCTGGCTATTAAGCGCGGCGAGAAGGTTGAGGTTGAGGTTCCGCTTACCCTGACCGGCGAGCCGGCCCCAGGCACCATGCACATCCAGGATGCTGACGTACTGCTGGTTGAGGCAGACGTACTGAACATTCCGGAGGAGATCGAGGTTTCCATCGAAGGCCTCGAGGACGGCGCAGTTGTCACCGCTGCCGACCTCACCATGCCGGAAGACACCACCCTGGTGGCAGAGGAAGACACCGTTATCGTCTCCATCTCCCTGCCTGAGGTTGATGAGGAGCTCGAGGAAGCAGCCGAGGCTGCTGAGGAAGGCGGCGCTGACGCTGGTGCCGAGTCCGTCGACGAGGGCGAAGAGTCCTCCGACTCCGAGGAGTAA
- a CDS encoding ribose-phosphate diphosphokinase, producing MTGKVTGSSKNMKLFSGRAHPELAEAVAKELKTDLVPTTARDFANGEIFIRFEESVRGADCFVMQSHTQPLNKWLMEQLIMIDALKRGSAKRITAILPFYPYARQDKKHLGREPISARLVADLLQTAGADRIVSVDLHTDQIQGFFDGPVDHMHAQPILTDYIKSKYATDNITVVSPDAGRVKVAEKWAHDLGDAPLAFVHKTRSNTEANKTVSNRVVGDVEGKDCVLLDDMIDTGGTIAGAVRVLKDAGAKKVIIACTHGVFSDPARERLSECGAEEVITTDTLPQSTEGWSNLTVLSIAPLLAQTIHEIFENGSVTTLFDRA from the coding sequence ATGACTGGCAAGGTAACTGGTAGCAGCAAGAACATGAAGCTCTTCTCTGGGCGGGCACACCCAGAGTTGGCGGAGGCTGTGGCTAAGGAGCTCAAGACTGATCTGGTTCCTACCACCGCCCGCGACTTCGCCAACGGCGAAATCTTCATTCGCTTTGAAGAGTCCGTGCGTGGCGCCGACTGCTTCGTAATGCAGTCTCACACCCAGCCGCTCAACAAGTGGCTAATGGAGCAGCTCATCATGATCGATGCTTTGAAGCGCGGCTCCGCTAAGCGCATCACCGCCATCCTGCCCTTCTACCCATATGCACGCCAGGACAAGAAGCACCTGGGCCGCGAGCCAATTTCCGCCCGCCTGGTGGCAGACCTTCTGCAAACTGCTGGTGCGGACCGCATCGTGTCCGTGGACCTGCACACCGATCAGATCCAGGGCTTCTTCGATGGCCCGGTCGATCACATGCACGCTCAGCCCATCCTGACCGATTACATCAAGTCCAAGTACGCCACCGATAACATCACCGTGGTCTCCCCGGATGCTGGCCGCGTGAAGGTAGCAGAAAAGTGGGCCCACGACTTGGGTGATGCCCCGCTGGCCTTCGTGCACAAGACCCGCTCCAACACCGAGGCCAATAAGACGGTGTCCAACCGTGTGGTCGGCGATGTAGAGGGCAAGGACTGCGTGCTTCTCGACGACATGATTGACACCGGTGGCACCATCGCCGGCGCCGTGCGCGTTCTGAAGGACGCCGGTGCGAAGAAGGTCATCATCGCCTGCACCCACGGTGTCTTCTCTGATCCAGCCCGCGAGCGCCTGTCCGAGTGCGGCGCGGAGGAAGTTATCACCACCGATACCCTCCCGCAGTCCACCGAGGGCTGGTCCAACCTCACGGTGCTGTCCATTGCACCGCTGTTGGCGCAGACCATCCACGAGATCTTTGAGAATGGTTCCGTGACCACCCTTTTCGATCGCGCCTAA
- the glmU gene encoding bifunctional UDP-N-acetylglucosamine diphosphorylase/glucosamine-1-phosphate N-acetyltransferase GlmU, whose protein sequence is MKSTKQKTLHEIGGRTLLGHALHAAAGINPERIVTVVGHQRDQVSPAVDAIAQELDCEVLQAVQEEQLGTGHAVACGLEPIPDFEGTVIVTNGDVPLLTPETIEGLRATHTEQGNAVTVLSMRLDDPTGYGRIIRAEDGSVSAIVEQKDATEEQRQVDEVNSGVFAFDGRVLADALQKLDSNNAQGELYITDVLEIARTAGHGVGAHVAADPAELAGVNDRVQLAAAGRELNRRMVEKAMRGGATIVDPETTWIGVNVTVGSDVIIHPGTQLWGATSIADNAEIGPDTTLTNMQVGEGASVVRTHGSDSVIGTNAKVGPFTYIRPKTVVGEDGKLGGFVEAKNAQIGRGSKVPHLTYIGDATVGEQSNIGASSVFVNYDGVNKHHTTIGSHVRTGSDTMFIAPVNVGDGAYSGAGTVIKDDVPAGALAVSGGKQRNIEGWVQKKRPGTPAAEAAARAQDNEK, encoded by the coding sequence ATGAAATCCACTAAGCAGAAGACCTTGCATGAGATCGGCGGGCGCACTTTACTCGGCCACGCTCTGCATGCTGCGGCCGGGATCAACCCGGAGCGCATCGTGACGGTGGTGGGCCACCAGCGCGATCAGGTCTCCCCCGCCGTGGATGCCATCGCCCAGGAGCTGGACTGCGAGGTACTGCAGGCGGTGCAGGAAGAGCAGCTGGGCACCGGTCATGCCGTGGCCTGCGGTTTGGAGCCGATTCCGGACTTCGAGGGAACCGTCATTGTCACCAACGGCGATGTCCCGCTGCTTACCCCAGAGACCATCGAGGGCCTGCGCGCCACCCACACCGAGCAGGGCAACGCGGTCACTGTGCTCTCGATGCGCCTCGATGACCCGACCGGTTACGGCCGCATCATTCGCGCTGAGGACGGCAGCGTGTCTGCCATCGTTGAGCAAAAGGATGCCACCGAAGAGCAGCGCCAGGTCGATGAGGTCAACTCCGGCGTCTTTGCCTTTGATGGGCGCGTGCTTGCCGACGCCCTCCAGAAGCTCGACTCCAATAACGCCCAAGGCGAGCTGTATATCACCGATGTGCTCGAGATTGCGCGTACCGCAGGACACGGCGTCGGCGCGCACGTAGCAGCGGATCCGGCCGAACTCGCGGGCGTCAATGACCGCGTGCAGCTCGCCGCTGCCGGCCGTGAGCTCAACCGCCGCATGGTAGAAAAGGCGATGCGCGGCGGCGCCACCATCGTGGATCCGGAGACCACCTGGATTGGCGTCAATGTCACCGTGGGCTCCGATGTCATTATTCACCCAGGTACCCAGCTGTGGGGCGCTACCAGCATCGCCGATAACGCCGAGATTGGCCCCGACACCACCTTGACCAACATGCAGGTGGGCGAGGGCGCTTCCGTCGTGCGCACCCATGGCAGCGATTCCGTCATTGGTACCAACGCTAAGGTCGGCCCGTTTACCTATATCCGCCCGAAGACCGTCGTGGGCGAGGACGGAAAGCTCGGCGGCTTCGTAGAGGCAAAGAACGCCCAGATTGGCCGCGGCTCCAAGGTTCCGCATCTGACCTATATCGGTGATGCCACCGTGGGCGAGCAGTCCAATATCGGTGCCTCCTCGGTCTTCGTGAACTACGACGGCGTGAACAAGCACCACACCACCATCGGCAGCCACGTGCGCACCGGTTCTGACACAATGTTTATCGCTCCGGTCAATGTCGGTGATGGCGCATACTCCGGTGCGGGTACAGTAATTAAAGACGATGTTCCTGCGGGAGCACTCGCAGTCTCCGGTGGCAAACAGCGCAACATCGAGGGCTGGGTTCAAAAGAAGCGTCCGGGTACTCCCGCGGCTGAGGCCGCAGCCCGTGCGCAGGACAACGAAAAGTAA
- a CDS encoding MFS transporter: MSKSNARYFIWSNGLQNLGDQIVAAKTVLPALFSAAGVPAFFTGLLTPIRESGSMLPQAALTPWVTTYRARKRLWIIGSLGQAVSAAVIALAAFFTRGAVLGVVALVALAALSLFRALCSIAGKDVQARTISKGARGRVTGSAAALGGGATLLTGIILYFLGELSIPMMGTVLAIGAATWAIAAWVFSGVDEPVPEEAEGGIDKRWWQDTWQLFTSDGQFRNFVIVRALLLVSALSTSFIVLLSSNLSGLYGFVLASGLASLVGGRISGVYSDKSSKNTMAVGAAVASVVLVLLVASSHWAPDAVNAWVMPIGFFAVNLAHTAIRVARKTYVVDMAGGDKRTQYVGAANTMMGIILLIVGGISSVVALAGPEAALLFLALIGFLGVWRARGLKEVSHT, from the coding sequence ATGTCTAAATCCAACGCCCGGTATTTCATCTGGTCCAATGGCCTGCAAAACTTGGGCGATCAGATTGTTGCCGCCAAGACGGTGCTGCCCGCGCTCTTTAGTGCGGCCGGAGTGCCTGCGTTCTTTACCGGTCTGCTCACCCCTATCCGCGAGTCCGGTTCGATGCTGCCGCAGGCGGCGCTGACCCCGTGGGTGACTACCTATAGGGCCCGCAAGCGCCTGTGGATTATCGGTTCGCTGGGACAAGCGGTATCCGCCGCGGTCATCGCGCTCGCGGCATTTTTTACCCGCGGGGCGGTATTGGGCGTGGTGGCGCTGGTGGCCTTGGCGGCGCTGTCCCTCTTCCGCGCGCTGTGCTCGATTGCGGGCAAGGACGTGCAAGCGCGCACGATTTCTAAGGGCGCACGCGGCCGAGTGACCGGTAGCGCGGCAGCCCTCGGTGGCGGTGCCACTTTGCTGACCGGCATTATCCTTTACTTTCTCGGCGAGCTCAGCATTCCCATGATGGGCACGGTCCTCGCCATTGGTGCGGCCACGTGGGCCATTGCCGCGTGGGTCTTTTCGGGCGTGGATGAGCCGGTGCCAGAGGAAGCCGAAGGGGGCATCGATAAGCGCTGGTGGCAAGATACCTGGCAGCTTTTTACTAGCGACGGCCAATTTCGCAACTTCGTCATCGTCCGCGCGCTCCTGCTCGTTTCGGCGCTATCGACCTCTTTTATTGTGCTGCTCAGCAGCAACCTTTCTGGGCTCTACGGATTCGTGCTTGCTTCCGGCCTAGCCTCCCTGGTGGGCGGGCGCATTTCCGGGGTGTATTCGGATAAGTCCTCCAAGAACACCATGGCCGTGGGCGCGGCCGTAGCTTCCGTCGTGCTGGTGCTCTTGGTCGCCAGCTCGCACTGGGCGCCGGATGCGGTCAATGCCTGGGTCATGCCGATTGGCTTCTTCGCCGTGAACCTGGCGCACACGGCTATTCGCGTGGCGCGAAAGACCTACGTGGTGGATATGGCCGGCGGCGATAAGCGCACCCAGTATGTGGGTGCGGCCAATACGATGATGGGCATTATCCTCCTCATCGTCGGTGGCATTTCCTCCGTGGTGGCACTGGCCGGACCTGAGGCGGCGCTGCTCTTCCTTGCCCTCATTGGTTTCCTCGGTGTGTGGCGCGCCCGCGGCCTCAAAGAGGTTTCTCACACATAA
- a CDS encoding trimeric intracellular cation channel family protein, translating to MHDVDPLINSLYQAFDLLGVVLNGIIGGTLARRREFDIVGFVFLALFSGLAGGMIRDMLIGDGAAAAISDPWYLGLACCGALIAFLIDLKGKAWELFREHGDAIILGVWSTTGCVKALTHGMPLIPCVFLGVLTAVGGGMVRDIASGEIPSIFGGSPLYAVPSILTGIVMVTFADYGQFALGMVVAPIVGSGMAIVSYWRGWVLPRAGVAPVNYTAAQVAAIAKKAELKGFRRGRKKN from the coding sequence ATGCACGATGTCGATCCCCTCATCAATTCGCTGTACCAAGCCTTCGATCTTCTCGGCGTGGTTTTGAACGGCATCATTGGCGGCACCCTTGCCCGCCGCCGTGAATTCGACATCGTGGGCTTCGTGTTCCTCGCCCTCTTTTCTGGGCTGGCCGGTGGCATGATCCGTGACATGCTCATCGGGGATGGAGCAGCGGCAGCGATCTCAGACCCGTGGTACCTCGGCCTTGCTTGCTGCGGTGCACTTATTGCATTTCTCATCGATCTCAAGGGTAAGGCGTGGGAGTTATTCCGTGAACACGGCGATGCGATCATCCTCGGCGTGTGGTCCACCACCGGCTGTGTCAAGGCGCTCACCCACGGCATGCCACTTATTCCCTGTGTCTTCCTTGGCGTGCTCACCGCAGTGGGCGGCGGAATGGTCCGCGATATTGCCTCCGGGGAAATCCCGTCCATCTTTGGCGGCAGCCCCCTGTATGCCGTGCCCTCTATCCTCACCGGCATCGTCATGGTTACCTTTGCCGATTACGGACAGTTTGCACTCGGCATGGTGGTCGCGCCGATCGTCGGCAGTGGCATGGCCATCGTGTCCTATTGGCGCGGCTGGGTCCTGCCCCGCGCCGGTGTAGCCCCCGTTAACTACACCGCAGCCCAAGTGGCGGCGATTGCGAAGAAAGCCGAGCTCAAAGGCTTTCGCCGCGGCAGGAAGAAAAACTAA
- a CDS encoding TetR/AcrR family transcriptional regulator codes for MARQRMTGRERREQLISIGRAAFAELGFEGTSVEEIAARAGVSKPVVYEHFGGKEGLYAVVVDREMLALEKVITDSLETGSWRERIEQAVMAILTYVEAETDGFLILVRDAKPGDERSFSTLLNSAVGQVSYILREAFEHRGIDPDLADIYGQALVGMVSTTAQWWLDERNPDKEVVATHIVNLCWNGLSGMEVKPKLGGK; via the coding sequence ATGGCTCGACAAAGGATGACCGGCCGGGAACGCCGCGAACAACTCATTTCCATCGGACGCGCCGCATTCGCGGAATTAGGTTTTGAAGGAACCAGCGTCGAAGAGATCGCGGCACGCGCCGGGGTGTCCAAACCCGTAGTCTATGAGCACTTCGGGGGCAAGGAAGGCCTTTATGCGGTGGTTGTTGACCGCGAGATGCTGGCCCTGGAAAAGGTCATTACTGATTCCTTAGAGACCGGCAGCTGGCGCGAGCGCATCGAGCAGGCTGTCATGGCCATTTTGACCTATGTCGAGGCAGAAACTGATGGCTTTCTCATCCTAGTGCGCGATGCCAAGCCCGGCGATGAACGCAGTTTCTCCACGCTGTTGAATTCCGCGGTGGGCCAGGTTTCCTATATCCTGCGAGAAGCGTTCGAGCACCGCGGTATTGACCCGGATTTGGCGGATATTTACGGCCAAGCGCTGGTGGGAATGGTATCGACCACCGCGCAATGGTGGCTGGATGAGCGCAACCCGGACAAAGAAGTCGTCGCCACGCATATTGTCAATCTATGCTGGAATGGTTTGTCCGGTATGGAAGTAAAGCCCAAGCTAGGAGGCAAATAA